In the genome of Streptomyces racemochromogenes, one region contains:
- the prmC gene encoding peptide chain release factor N(5)-glutamine methyltransferase: protein MNLLLAEVAQATQRLAAAGVPSPRFDAEELAAFVHGVKRGELHHVKDADFDARYWEAIARREAREPLQHITGRAFFRYLELQVGPGVFVPRPETESVVDWAIHAVRAMDVVEPLIVDLCTGSGAIALAMAQEVPRSRVHAVELSEDALRWTRKNAEGSRVTVHQGDALTALPELDGQVDLVISNPPYIPLTEWEYVAPEARDHDPEMALFSGEDGLDTIRGIERTAHRLLRPGGIVVIEHADTQGGQVPWIFADERGWADAADHPDLNNRPRFATARKAMP, encoded by the coding sequence GTGAACTTGCTGCTTGCCGAGGTGGCCCAGGCCACCCAGCGGCTGGCCGCCGCCGGCGTGCCCTCACCGCGTTTCGATGCGGAGGAGCTCGCGGCCTTCGTGCACGGCGTCAAGCGGGGGGAACTGCACCACGTCAAGGACGCGGACTTCGACGCCCGCTACTGGGAGGCCATCGCCCGCCGCGAGGCGCGCGAGCCGCTCCAGCACATCACCGGCCGGGCCTTCTTCCGGTACCTGGAGCTCCAGGTCGGCCCCGGGGTGTTCGTGCCCCGGCCCGAGACCGAGTCGGTCGTGGACTGGGCCATACACGCCGTCCGCGCCATGGACGTGGTCGAGCCGCTGATCGTGGACCTGTGCACCGGGTCCGGCGCCATCGCGCTCGCCATGGCCCAGGAGGTGCCGCGCTCGCGCGTGCACGCCGTGGAGCTCTCCGAGGACGCGCTGCGCTGGACCCGCAAGAACGCCGAGGGCTCCCGGGTCACCGTCCACCAGGGCGACGCGCTCACCGCGCTGCCCGAGCTGGACGGACAGGTCGACCTCGTCATCTCCAACCCGCCGTACATCCCGCTCACCGAGTGGGAGTACGTCGCCCCGGAGGCCCGCGACCACGACCCCGAGATGGCGCTGTTCTCCGGCGAGGACGGCCTCGACACCATCCGCGGCATCGAGCGCACCGCCCACCGCCTGCTGCGGCCCGGCGGCATCGTCGTGATCGAGCACGCGGACACGCAGGGCGGCCAGGTGCCGTGGATCTTCGCCGACGAGCGGGGCTGGGCCGACGCCGCCGACCACCCCGACCTGAACAACCGTCCGCGCTTCGCGACCGCCCGCAAGGCCATGCCGTGA
- the prfA gene encoding peptide chain release factor 1: protein MFEAVEDLVGEHADLEKKLADPSVHSDQANARKLNKRYAELTPIVATFRAWKQAAEDIETAKELAADDPDFAAEVKELSAQREELTEKLRLLLVPRDPSDDKDVLLEIKAGAGGDESALFAGDLLRMYLRYAERVGWKTEIIDSTESELGGYKDVQVSVRTKGGNGATEPGQGVWARMKYEGGVHRVQRVPATESQGRIHTSAAGVLVTPEAEEVEVEINMNDLRIDVYRSSGPGGQSVNTTDSAVRITHLPTGVVASCQNEKSQLQNKEQAMRILRSRLLAAAQEAAEQEASDQRRSQVRSVDRSEKIRTYNFPENRISDHRTGFKAYNLDQVLDGDLDSVIQACVDTDSAAKLAAAH, encoded by the coding sequence ATGTTCGAAGCGGTCGAGGATCTGGTAGGCGAGCACGCCGACCTCGAGAAGAAGCTCGCCGACCCTTCGGTCCACTCCGATCAGGCGAACGCCCGCAAGCTCAACAAGCGCTACGCGGAGCTGACGCCGATCGTCGCGACCTTCCGCGCCTGGAAGCAGGCGGCCGAGGACATCGAGACGGCCAAGGAGCTGGCGGCCGACGACCCCGACTTCGCCGCAGAGGTCAAGGAACTGAGCGCCCAGCGCGAAGAGCTCACCGAGAAGCTCCGCCTGCTGCTCGTCCCGCGCGACCCCAGCGACGACAAGGACGTCCTCCTGGAGATCAAGGCGGGCGCCGGCGGCGACGAGTCCGCCCTGTTCGCCGGCGACCTGCTGCGCATGTACCTGCGCTACGCCGAGCGCGTCGGCTGGAAGACCGAGATCATCGACTCCACCGAGTCCGAGCTCGGCGGCTACAAGGACGTCCAGGTCTCCGTCCGCACCAAGGGCGGCAACGGGGCCACGGAGCCCGGCCAGGGCGTCTGGGCCCGGATGAAGTACGAGGGCGGCGTGCACCGCGTCCAGCGCGTGCCGGCCACCGAGTCCCAGGGCCGCATCCACACCTCCGCCGCCGGCGTGCTCGTCACCCCGGAGGCCGAGGAGGTCGAGGTCGAGATCAACATGAACGACCTCCGCATCGACGTGTACCGCTCCTCGGGCCCCGGCGGCCAGTCCGTCAACACCACCGACTCGGCCGTGCGCATCACGCACCTCCCGACCGGCGTGGTCGCCTCCTGCCAGAACGAGAAGAGCCAGCTCCAGAACAAGGAGCAGGCCATGCGCATCCTGCGCTCGCGCCTCCTGGCCGCCGCCCAGGAAGCCGCCGAGCAGGAGGCCTCCGACCAGCGCCGCAGCCAGGTGCGCAGCGTCGACCGCTCCGAGAAGATCCGTACGTACAACTTCCCGGAGAACCGGATCTCGGACCACCGGACCGGTTTCAAGGCGTACAACCTGGACCAGGTGCTCGACGGCGACCTCGACTCGGTCATCCAGGCCTGCGTCGACACCGACTCCGCGGCGAAGCTCGCGGCCGCGCACTGA
- the rpmE gene encoding 50S ribosomal protein L31: MKRDVHPEYVETQVSCTCGASFTTRSTLTEGTIRAEVCSECHPFYTGKQKILDTGGRVARFEARFGKGAAKK; encoded by the coding sequence TTGAAGCGCGATGTTCACCCCGAGTACGTCGAGACCCAGGTCAGCTGCACCTGTGGCGCGTCGTTCACCACCCGCAGCACCCTGACCGAGGGCACCATCCGTGCCGAGGTCTGCTCCGAGTGCCACCCGTTCTACACGGGCAAGCAGAAGATCCTCGACACCGGTGGCCGCGTGGCCCGCTTCGAGGCCCGCTTCGGCAAGGGTGCGGCCAAGAAGTAG
- a CDS encoding LCP family protein, whose product MSEDSRGSGRRAARRRGRRAQPRRRRGLRVAAWTAAGVVLLGGGSLGWFYFKLNGNLHSVDIDQALGKDRPPNVDNGSMDILVLGSDSRDGANSEYGADDGGSARSDTAMIIHLYEGHKQASVVSIPRDTMLPRPACPTGKGKTSAPRQRAQFNEAFTIGGAACAVKTVEAMSGIRMDHYIEVDFTGFKKIIDNLGGVELTTTKPIKDDGSHLDLPAGSHKLNGEQSLGLVRTRKSVGDGGDLGRIQLQQAFIKALIKQVKGVGVFDSPKKLYGLADASTKAITTDKALGDVKSLASFAQGLQGISAENMHMITLPVGPDPLDRDRVAILPKDSKMVWDALLADQPIPAAATEHSNGDKSTAGSIVR is encoded by the coding sequence ATGAGCGAGGACAGCAGGGGCAGCGGTCGCAGAGCGGCACGCAGGCGCGGGCGCCGGGCGCAGCCGCGCCGCCGCAGGGGCCTCAGGGTCGCCGCCTGGACCGCCGCGGGGGTGGTCCTGCTGGGCGGGGGGAGCCTCGGCTGGTTCTACTTCAAGCTCAACGGCAACCTGCACAGCGTCGACATCGACCAGGCCCTCGGCAAGGACCGCCCGCCGAACGTCGACAACGGCTCGATGGACATCCTCGTCCTCGGATCCGACTCCCGCGACGGGGCGAACAGCGAGTACGGCGCGGACGACGGCGGCTCGGCCCGCTCCGACACCGCGATGATCATCCACCTCTACGAGGGCCACAAGCAGGCCAGCGTGGTGTCGATCCCGCGCGACACGATGCTCCCGCGGCCCGCCTGCCCCACCGGCAAGGGGAAGACCAGCGCCCCCAGGCAGCGCGCGCAGTTCAACGAGGCCTTCACCATCGGCGGGGCGGCCTGCGCGGTCAAGACCGTCGAGGCGATGTCGGGGATCCGCATGGACCACTACATCGAGGTCGACTTCACCGGCTTCAAGAAGATCATCGACAACCTCGGCGGGGTCGAGCTCACGACCACCAAGCCGATCAAGGACGACGGCAGCCACCTCGACCTGCCGGCCGGCTCCCACAAGCTCAACGGCGAGCAGTCCCTCGGCCTCGTCCGCACGCGCAAGAGCGTCGGCGACGGCGGCGACCTGGGCCGAATACAGCTCCAGCAGGCCTTCATCAAGGCGCTGATCAAGCAGGTCAAGGGCGTGGGCGTGTTCGACAGCCCGAAGAAGCTCTACGGCCTCGCGGACGCCTCCACCAAGGCGATCACCACCGACAAGGCGCTCGGCGACGTGAAGTCCCTCGCGAGCTTCGCCCAGGGGCTCCAGGGCATCAGCGCGGAGAACATGCACATGATCACCCTGCCGGTGGGTCCGGACCCGCTCGACAGGGACCGGGTGGCGATCCTGCCCAAGGACTCCAAGATGGTCTGGGACGCCCTGCTGGCCGACCAGCCCATCCCCGCCGCGGCCACCGAGCACTCCAACGGGGACAAGAGCACCGCGGGCTCGATCGTCCGGTAG
- the rho gene encoding transcription termination factor Rho, which yields MSDTTDLMGAADTNVDTSAPAAGAAPKRRRSGTGLEGMVLAELQQVASGLGIRGTARMRKSQLIEVIKEAQGGSAPKAAAAAPAADAAEAKPKRRATSKARTGEAAAAAPAEKPAAQAQIEIPGQPASDDAPIGERRRRRATAPSGSPESSAPAAVQVEQKTEAAAPAAQPEAKAEAAVAVSAQAQGQAQETAEGRTRRDRRDRGDRGERGERGERQQGRRERGAKADEQGQQQGGQGQQQGGGRQDRADRADRQQQGGRGQGRQDRQDNGPQDDFDGEDGRRGRRGRYRDRRGRRGRDEFAPNEPQVADDDVLIPVAGILDILDNYAFIRTSGYLPGPNDVYVSLAQVRKAGLRKGDHTTGAVRQPKDGERREKFNALVRLDSVNGMAPESGRGRPEFQKLTPLYPQDRLRLETDPGVLTTRIIDLVSPIGKGQRGLIVAPPKTGKTMIMQAIANAITTNNPECHLMVVLVDERPEEVTDMQRSVKGEVISSTFDRPAEDHTTVAELAIERAKRLVELGHDVVVLLDSITRLGRAYNLAAPASGRILSGGVDSTALYPPKRFFGAARNIEDGGSLTILATALVDTGSRMDEVIFEEFKGTGNMELKLDRKLADKRIFPAVDVDPSGTRKEEILLNSEELAIVWKLRRVLHALDSQQAIELLLDKMKQTKSNAEFLMQIAKTTPAGKNDD from the coding sequence GTGAGCGACACCACCGATCTGATGGGCGCTGCCGACACCAACGTCGACACCAGTGCCCCCGCCGCGGGCGCGGCCCCGAAGCGCCGCCGCTCCGGCACCGGCCTTGAGGGCATGGTCCTGGCCGAGCTGCAGCAGGTCGCGTCGGGCCTCGGTATCAGGGGCACCGCGCGGATGCGCAAGAGCCAGCTGATCGAGGTCATCAAGGAGGCGCAGGGCGGCAGCGCCCCCAAGGCCGCCGCCGCGGCCCCCGCCGCCGACGCCGCCGAGGCCAAGCCGAAGCGCCGCGCCACCAGCAAGGCCCGTACGGGCGAGGCCGCCGCCGCGGCCCCCGCCGAGAAGCCCGCCGCCCAGGCCCAGATCGAGATCCCGGGCCAGCCGGCCAGCGACGACGCCCCGATCGGCGAGCGCCGCCGCCGCCGGGCCACCGCACCCTCCGGCAGCCCCGAGTCCTCGGCCCCCGCGGCCGTGCAGGTCGAGCAGAAGACCGAGGCCGCCGCCCCGGCCGCGCAGCCCGAGGCCAAGGCCGAGGCCGCCGTCGCCGTCTCCGCGCAGGCCCAGGGCCAGGCGCAGGAGACCGCCGAGGGCCGCACCCGCCGCGACCGCCGTGACCGCGGCGACCGTGGTGAGCGCGGCGAGCGCGGCGAGCGTCAGCAGGGCCGCCGTGAGCGCGGTGCCAAGGCCGACGAGCAGGGCCAGCAGCAGGGCGGCCAGGGCCAGCAGCAGGGCGGCGGCCGCCAGGACCGCGCCGACCGCGCCGACCGTCAGCAGCAGGGCGGCCGCGGCCAGGGCCGGCAGGACCGTCAGGACAACGGCCCGCAGGACGACTTCGACGGCGAGGACGGCCGTCGCGGCCGCCGCGGCCGCTACCGCGACCGCCGTGGCCGTCGCGGCCGCGACGAGTTCGCGCCGAACGAGCCGCAGGTCGCCGACGACGACGTGCTGATCCCCGTCGCGGGCATCCTCGACATCCTCGACAACTACGCGTTCATCCGGACCTCGGGCTACCTGCCCGGCCCGAACGACGTGTACGTCTCCCTCGCCCAGGTCCGCAAGGCCGGCCTGCGCAAGGGCGACCACACCACCGGTGCGGTCCGCCAGCCCAAGGACGGCGAGCGCCGCGAGAAGTTCAACGCCCTCGTGCGCCTGGACTCCGTCAACGGCATGGCGCCCGAATCCGGCCGCGGCCGACCGGAGTTCCAGAAGCTGACCCCGCTCTACCCGCAGGACCGGCTCCGCCTGGAGACCGACCCGGGCGTGCTGACGACCCGCATCATCGACCTCGTGTCGCCGATCGGCAAGGGCCAGCGCGGTCTGATCGTGGCCCCGCCGAAGACCGGCAAGACCATGATCATGCAGGCGATCGCCAACGCGATCACCACCAACAACCCCGAGTGCCACCTGATGGTCGTCCTGGTCGACGAGCGTCCGGAAGAGGTCACCGACATGCAGCGGTCGGTCAAGGGCGAGGTCATCTCCTCGACCTTCGACCGCCCGGCCGAGGACCACACCACCGTCGCCGAGCTGGCCATCGAGCGCGCCAAGCGCCTCGTCGAGCTGGGTCACGACGTGGTGGTCCTGCTGGACTCCATCACCCGTCTGGGCCGCGCGTACAACCTCGCGGCGCCCGCCTCCGGCCGCATCCTGTCCGGTGGTGTCGACTCGACCGCGCTGTACCCGCCGAAGCGCTTCTTCGGTGCCGCGCGCAACATCGAGGACGGCGGCTCGCTGACCATCCTGGCCACCGCGCTCGTCGACACGGGCTCGCGCATGGACGAGGTGATCTTCGAGGAGTTCAAGGGCACCGGCAACATGGAGCTCAAGCTCGACCGCAAGCTCGCCGACAAGCGCATCTTCCCGGCCGTCGACGTCGACCCGTCGGGTACGCGCAAGGAGGAGATCCTCCTCAACAGCGAGGAGCTCGCCATCGTCTGGAAGCTGCGCCGGGTGCTGCACGCGCTCGACTCGCAGCAGGCGATCGAGCTGCTGCTCGACAAGATGAAGCAGACGAAGTCGAACGCCGAGTTCCTGATGCAGATCGCCAAGACGACCCCGGCCGGCAAGAACGACGACTGA
- the thrB gene encoding homoserine kinase, whose amino-acid sequence MAGPAFRAAAVRVRVPASSANLGPGFDALGLALGLYDDVVVRVADSGLDIDIAGEGADTLPRDESHLLVRSMRTAFDLLGGQPRGLEVVCANRIPHGRGLGSSSAAICAGIVAARAVTIGGEAKLDDAALLELATEIEGHPDNVAACLLGGFTLAWMEGGSAKAIRMDPADSIVPVVFVPSKPVLTETARGLLPRSVPHVDAAVNAGRAGLLVEAMTRRPEFLLPATEDRLHQEYRAPAMPESVALVNRLRADGIPAVISGAGPTVLALVDNGAADKVALLAGEGWAANRLALDAAGASVLPLGAQGGQPVS is encoded by the coding sequence ATGGCAGGTCCAGCGTTCCGCGCCGCCGCCGTACGGGTGCGCGTCCCCGCCAGCAGCGCCAACCTCGGCCCCGGCTTCGACGCCCTCGGCCTGGCCCTGGGGCTCTACGACGACGTCGTCGTCCGGGTAGCCGACTCCGGCCTGGACATCGACATCGCGGGTGAGGGCGCCGACACCCTCCCGAGGGACGAGAGCCACCTCCTCGTACGCTCCATGCGCACCGCCTTCGACCTGCTGGGCGGGCAGCCGCGCGGCCTGGAGGTCGTCTGCGCCAACCGCATCCCGCACGGCCGGGGCCTCGGCTCCTCCTCCGCCGCGATCTGCGCCGGCATCGTCGCCGCCCGCGCCGTGACCATAGGCGGGGAGGCCAAGCTCGACGACGCGGCGCTGCTGGAGCTCGCCACCGAGATCGAGGGCCACCCCGACAACGTCGCCGCCTGTCTGCTCGGCGGTTTCACCCTGGCGTGGATGGAAGGCGGCAGCGCCAAGGCGATCCGGATGGACCCTGCGGATTCCATCGTTCCGGTGGTCTTCGTCCCGTCGAAGCCGGTCCTGACCGAGACCGCCCGCGGCCTGCTGCCGCGCAGCGTCCCGCACGTGGACGCGGCCGTCAACGCGGGCCGCGCGGGCCTGCTCGTGGAGGCCATGACCAGGCGTCCCGAGTTCCTGCTGCCCGCCACCGAGGACCGGCTGCACCAGGAGTACCGGGCCCCGGCGATGCCGGAGAGCGTGGCACTCGTCAACCGGCTGCGGGCGGACGGCATCCCCGCGGTCATCTCCGGCGCGGGCCCCACGGTCCTCGCGCTGGTCGACAACGGCGCGGCCGACAAGGTCGCGCTGCTCGCGGGCGAGGGGTGGGCCGCCAACCGGCTCGCGCTCGACGCCGCGGGCGCGAGCGTCCTGCCGCTGGGCGCCCAGGGCGGTCAGCCCGTGTCGTGA
- the thrC gene encoding threonine synthase translates to MSSNRTHQWRGIIEEYRDRLPVTDTTPVVTLREGGTPLVPAQVLSERTGCEVHLKVEGANPTGSFKDRGMTMAITKAKEDGAKAVICASTGNTSASAAAYAVRAGMVSAVLVPRGKIALGKMGQALVHGAKILQVDGNFDDCLALARALSDNYPVALVNSVNPVRIEGQKTAAFEIVDALGDAPDIHVLPVGNAGNITAYWKGFKEYKADGLASRTPRVWGFQASGSAPIVRGEVVKEPHTIATAIRIGNPASWDYALAAREESGGFIDEVTDRQILAAYRLLAAQEGVFVEPASAASVAGLLKAAEAGLVDPGQKIVCTVTGNGLKDPDWAVAGAPQPVTVPVDAEAAAVRLGLV, encoded by the coding sequence ATGAGCAGCAATCGCACCCACCAGTGGCGCGGCATCATCGAGGAGTACCGCGACCGGCTGCCGGTGACGGACACGACTCCCGTGGTCACGCTCCGCGAGGGCGGTACTCCCCTCGTCCCCGCCCAGGTGCTCTCCGAGCGCACGGGCTGTGAGGTGCACCTCAAGGTCGAGGGCGCGAACCCGACCGGGTCCTTCAAGGACCGCGGCATGACCATGGCCATCACCAAGGCCAAGGAGGACGGCGCCAAGGCCGTCATCTGCGCCTCCACGGGCAACACCTCGGCCTCCGCCGCCGCCTACGCGGTGCGCGCCGGCATGGTGTCCGCGGTCCTCGTGCCCCGCGGCAAGATCGCGCTCGGCAAGATGGGCCAGGCCCTGGTGCACGGCGCCAAGATCCTGCAGGTTGACGGCAACTTCGACGACTGCCTGGCCCTGGCCCGCGCGCTGTCCGACAACTACCCGGTGGCGCTGGTCAATTCCGTCAACCCGGTGCGCATCGAGGGCCAGAAGACGGCCGCGTTCGAGATCGTCGACGCGCTCGGCGACGCCCCCGACATCCACGTGCTGCCCGTCGGCAACGCGGGCAACATCACCGCGTACTGGAAGGGCTTCAAGGAGTACAAGGCCGACGGCCTGGCCTCCCGTACGCCCCGCGTCTGGGGTTTCCAGGCCTCCGGCTCCGCGCCGATCGTGCGCGGCGAGGTCGTCAAGGAGCCCCACACCATCGCCACCGCGATCCGCATCGGCAACCCGGCCTCCTGGGACTACGCGCTCGCCGCGCGCGAGGAGTCGGGCGGCTTCATCGACGAGGTGACGGACCGCCAGATCCTGGCGGCCTACCGTCTGTTGGCCGCGCAGGAGGGCGTCTTCGTCGAGCCCGCCTCGGCCGCGTCGGTCGCCGGCCTGCTGAAGGCCGCCGAGGCCGGCCTCGTCGACCCCGGCCAGAAGATCGTGTGCACCGTCACGGGCAACGGCCTCAAGGACCCCGACTGGGCGGTCGCCGGCGCTCCGCAGCCGGTCACCGTCCCGGTGGACGCCGAGGCCGCGGCCGTCCGCCTCGGCCTGGTCTGA
- a CDS encoding homoserine dehydrogenase: MMRTRPLKVALLGCGVVGSEVARIMTTHADDLTARIGAPVELAGVAVRRPSKVREGIDPALVTTDATALLKRGDIDVAIEVIGGIEPARTLITTAFEHGISVVSANKALLAQDGASLHAAAEQAGLDLYYEAAVAGAIPLVRPMRESLAGDKINRVMGIVNGTTNFILDKMDSTGAGYQEALDEATALGYAEADPTADVEGYDAAAKAAILAGIAFHTRVRLDDVYREGMTEVSAADFASAKRMGCTIKLLAILERAADGESVTARVHPAMIPLSHPLASVREAYNAVFVEAEAAGRLMFYGPGAGGSPTASAVLGDLVAVCRNKLAEATGPGESAYTQLPVSPMGDVVTRYHISLDVADKPGVLAQVATTFAEHGVSIDTVRQQGKDGEASLVVVTHRAPDAALSGTVEALRKLDTVRGVASIMRVEGE; this comes from the coding sequence ATGATGCGTACGCGTCCGCTGAAGGTGGCGCTGCTGGGCTGTGGAGTGGTCGGCTCAGAGGTGGCGCGCATCATGACGACGCACGCCGACGACCTGACAGCCAGGATCGGCGCGCCCGTCGAACTCGCCGGCGTGGCTGTGCGCCGTCCCTCCAAGGTGCGCGAGGGCATCGACCCCGCCCTCGTCACCACCGACGCCACCGCCCTCCTCAAACGCGGTGACATCGACGTGGCCATCGAGGTCATCGGCGGCATCGAGCCCGCCCGCACCCTGATCACCACCGCCTTCGAGCACGGCATCTCCGTCGTCTCCGCGAACAAGGCGCTGCTCGCCCAGGACGGCGCGTCCCTGCACGCCGCCGCCGAGCAGGCCGGGCTGGACCTCTACTACGAGGCCGCCGTCGCCGGCGCCATCCCGCTGGTCCGCCCCATGCGAGAGTCCCTCGCCGGCGACAAGATCAACCGGGTCATGGGCATCGTCAACGGCACGACGAACTTCATCCTCGACAAGATGGACTCGACGGGCGCCGGCTACCAGGAGGCGCTCGACGAGGCCACCGCCCTCGGCTACGCCGAGGCCGACCCCACCGCCGACGTCGAGGGCTACGACGCCGCCGCCAAGGCCGCGATCCTGGCCGGCATCGCCTTCCACACCCGCGTCCGCCTCGACGACGTGTACCGCGAGGGCATGACCGAGGTCAGCGCCGCGGACTTCGCCTCCGCCAAGCGCATGGGATGCACCATCAAGCTCCTCGCCATCCTGGAGCGCGCGGCCGACGGCGAGTCCGTCACCGCCCGCGTCCACCCGGCGATGATCCCGCTCAGCCACCCGCTGGCCTCCGTCCGCGAGGCGTACAACGCCGTCTTCGTCGAGGCCGAGGCCGCCGGACGGCTGATGTTCTACGGGCCCGGCGCGGGCGGCTCGCCGACCGCGTCCGCGGTCCTCGGCGACCTCGTCGCCGTCTGCCGCAACAAGCTCGCCGAGGCAACGGGGCCCGGCGAGTCGGCGTACACCCAGCTGCCGGTCAGCCCCATGGGGGACGTCGTCACCCGCTACCACATCAGCCTCGATGTGGCGGACAAGCCGGGCGTCCTCGCCCAGGTGGCGACCACCTTCGCGGAGCACGGCGTGTCGATCGACACGGTCCGGCAGCAGGGCAAGGACGGCGAGGCCTCCCTCGTCGTCGTCACCCACCGCGCACCCGACGCCGCCCTCTCCGGGACCGTCGAGGCGCTGCGGAAGCTGGACACCGTGCGCGGTGTCGCCAGCATCATGCGTGTTGAAGGGGAGTAA
- the lysA gene encoding diaminopimelate decarboxylase has protein sequence MSRSAHPAGPRHADVLPEGHYAPPPADLNALDEKVWSRTVTRDDDGVVTVGGLEVTRLAEEFGTPAYFLDEEDFRARCRAWAHAFGKDADVFYAGKAFLSKAVVKWLKEEGLNLDVCSGGELATALAAGMPAERIAFHGNNKSESEIRRAVTAGVGRIVLDSFQEIARVAHVARELGVRQPVQIRVTVGVEAHTHEFIATAHEDQKFGIAVADGSAAEAVRRALGHDSLELLGVHSHIGSQIFDMAGFEVSAKRVVRLLAAVRDEHGVELPEIDLGGGLGIAYTSADDPREPHEIAKALTEIVARECESAGLKAPRISVEPGRAIVGPTAFTLYEVGTIKPLEGLRTYVSVDGGMSDNIRTALYDAEYAVTLVSRVSDAEPMLVRVVGKHCESGDIVVKDAFLPADLAPGDLLAVPATGAYCRSMASNYNHALRPPVVAVRDGAARVIVRRETEEDLLSLDLG, from the coding sequence ATGAGCCGTTCCGCCCACCCCGCCGGGCCCCGCCACGCCGACGTCCTGCCCGAGGGCCACTACGCCCCGCCGCCGGCCGACCTGAACGCGCTCGACGAGAAGGTGTGGTCCCGTACCGTCACGCGCGACGACGACGGCGTCGTGACCGTCGGCGGGCTCGAAGTGACCCGGCTCGCCGAGGAGTTCGGCACCCCCGCCTACTTCCTCGACGAGGAGGACTTCCGGGCCCGCTGCCGCGCCTGGGCGCACGCCTTCGGCAAGGACGCCGACGTGTTCTACGCCGGAAAGGCGTTCCTGTCGAAGGCCGTCGTGAAGTGGCTCAAGGAGGAGGGGCTGAACCTCGACGTCTGCTCCGGGGGGGAGCTGGCCACCGCCCTCGCCGCCGGGATGCCCGCCGAGCGGATCGCCTTCCACGGCAACAACAAGTCCGAGAGCGAGATCCGGCGCGCGGTCACCGCCGGCGTCGGGCGGATCGTCCTCGACTCCTTCCAGGAGATCGCCCGCGTCGCGCACGTCGCCCGTGAGCTGGGGGTGCGCCAGCCCGTGCAGATCCGGGTGACCGTGGGCGTTGAAGCGCACACCCACGAGTTCATCGCGACCGCGCACGAGGACCAGAAGTTCGGGATCGCCGTCGCCGACGGCTCCGCCGCCGAGGCCGTACGGCGGGCGCTCGGGCACGACTCCCTGGAGCTGCTCGGCGTCCACTCCCACATCGGTTCGCAGATCTTCGACATGGCCGGCTTCGAGGTCTCCGCGAAGAGGGTCGTGCGGCTGCTGGCCGCCGTCCGCGACGAGCACGGCGTCGAGCTCCCCGAGATCGACCTCGGCGGCGGCCTCGGCATCGCCTACACCTCCGCCGACGACCCGCGCGAGCCGCACGAGATCGCCAAGGCCCTCACCGAGATCGTCGCGCGGGAGTGCGAGAGCGCCGGCCTCAAGGCCCCCCGCATCTCCGTCGAGCCCGGCCGCGCCATCGTCGGGCCCACCGCCTTCACCCTCTACGAGGTCGGCACCATCAAGCCGCTGGAGGGCCTGCGCACGTACGTCTCCGTCGACGGCGGCATGTCCGACAACATCCGCACGGCCCTGTACGACGCCGAATACGCGGTCACGCTGGTCTCCCGCGTCTCCGACGCCGAGCCGATGCTCGTCCGCGTCGTCGGCAAGCACTGCGAGAGCGGTGACATCGTCGTGAAGGACGCCTTCCTGCCGGCCGACCTGGCCCCCGGCGACCTGCTCGCCGTGCCCGCCACCGGGGCGTACTGCCGCTCCATGGCCAGCAACTACAACCACGCGCTGCGGCCGCCCGTCGTCGCCGTGCGCGACGGCGCGGCGCGGGTCATCGTCCGCCGCGAGACGGAAGAAGATCTCCTGTCCCTCGACCTCGGGTGA